In Pacificitalea manganoxidans, a single window of DNA contains:
- a CDS encoding TRAP transporter substrate-binding protein, translated as MFKSPLLLSGVTALGLVFAGAASAQEFIARIGHLESAAQSRHVHLEKVAELVAERTDGAVELQLFPQGQLGNQRQMNEGVQLGTIEGTVAPAAFLGGFNPAVSILDIPYLLPEDAAEAQALREGPFGKALLDTFSDKGMVALTLWPNGKKQFTSNKPLDSLTDFADQKFRVMDSSILIEQFNALGASAIALPFGELYTSLQTGVVDGEENPLDTIKNMKFYEVQDYVVISDHGAMEDVVLFNPMFWDSLPAEYQDVISTAFSEVIPDLTAHKAAAVEEALQVITDSGTNVRVASAEERAELHDATWGPASEAYVAKAGETGEALLKAYDEATAASQ; from the coding sequence CCTCCTCCTCTCCGGCGTTACCGCGCTTGGCCTCGTTTTCGCCGGCGCCGCGTCCGCACAGGAATTCATCGCGCGCATCGGCCATTTGGAAAGCGCCGCGCAAAGCCGCCATGTGCATCTGGAAAAAGTCGCCGAGCTGGTCGCGGAGCGCACCGATGGCGCGGTTGAGCTTCAGCTGTTCCCGCAGGGCCAGTTGGGCAATCAGCGCCAGATGAACGAAGGCGTGCAGCTGGGCACCATCGAAGGCACCGTGGCCCCTGCGGCCTTCCTCGGCGGGTTCAACCCGGCCGTGTCGATCCTCGATATTCCCTATCTGCTGCCCGAAGACGCGGCAGAGGCGCAGGCGCTGCGCGAAGGTCCGTTCGGCAAGGCGCTGCTCGACACCTTCTCGGACAAGGGCATGGTCGCTCTGACCCTGTGGCCCAATGGCAAGAAGCAGTTCACCTCGAACAAGCCGCTGGACAGCCTGACCGATTTCGCGGACCAGAAATTCCGCGTCATGGACAGCTCGATCCTGATCGAGCAGTTCAACGCGCTCGGCGCCTCCGCGATCGCGCTGCCCTTCGGCGAGCTTTACACCTCGTTGCAGACCGGCGTTGTCGATGGTGAGGAAAACCCGCTCGACACCATCAAGAACATGAAGTTCTACGAGGTGCAGGATTACGTCGTCATCTCCGATCACGGCGCGATGGAAGACGTGGTGCTGTTCAACCCGATGTTCTGGGACAGCCTGCCCGCCGAATATCAGGACGTGATTTCCACCGCCTTCTCCGAAGTGATCCCCGACCTGACCGCCCATAAGGCTGCCGCCGTCGAGGAAGCGCTGCAGGTCATCACCGACTCCGGCACCAATGTCCGCGTTGCCTCCGCCGAAGAGCGCGCCGAGTTGCACGACGCCACGTGGGGCCCCGCCTCCGAAGCCTATGTCGCGAAAGCTGGCGAAACCGGCGAAGCGCTGCTGAAAGCCTATGACGAGGCCACCGCCGCGTCCCAGTAA